The Heteronotia binoei isolate CCM8104 ecotype False Entrance Well chromosome 14, APGP_CSIRO_Hbin_v1, whole genome shotgun sequence genome has a window encoding:
- the NDUFS6 gene encoding NADH dehydrogenase [ubiquinone] iron-sulfur protein 6, mitochondrial produces the protein MAAAALPLTGALRCGRGAAVRLVAARSYAAKTAGRGEPVTHTGQVYEEGDYRRVRFVGRQKEVNENFAIDLIAEQPVTEVETRVIACDGGGGALGHPKVYINLDKDTKTGTCGYCGLQFVQKQHH, from the exons ATGGCGGCGGCCGCCCTGCCCTTGACGGGGGCGCTGAGATGCGGCCGGGGGGCCGCGGTGCGCCTTGTGGCCGCGCGAAGCTACGCGGCGAAGACGGCGGGCCGTGGCGAGCCCGTGACTCACACCGGGCAG gttTATGAAGAAGGTGATTACAGGCGGGTTCGATTTGTTGGGCGACAGAAAGAG GTAAATGAAAACTTTGCAATTGATTTAATTGCTGAGCAACCTGTGACTGAAGTTGAAACCAGAGTGATCGcttgtgatggtggtggtggagctCTGGGACATCCTAAAGTGTATATAAACTTG GATAAAGACACAAAAACAGGAACATGTGGTTATTGTGGTCTTCAGTTTGTGCAGAAGCAGCATCACTGA